Proteins encoded within one genomic window of Desulfonatronospira thiodismutans ASO3-1:
- the asnS gene encoding asparagine--tRNA ligase, which produces MKRTRVKQALNAEAPVEGIMLKGWVRTKRESKGVVFLELNDGSCRTNLQIVVDPGVAGIDSLDGTGTGAAIKVTGNLQASPGKGQKWEVQAEQVELIGSADQESYPLQKKRHSDEFLRGIAHLRPRTNKYGAMNRIRSELSFAVHQYFRERGFYYIHTPIITGSDCEGAGDMFVVTALDPDKAWKSPAEFGRDFFGKKAHLTVSGQLPAESMACALGDVYTFGPTFRAENSNTSKHAAEFWMVEPEVAFADLQDIMEMAQGFVQALTGHVKKYCSQDLELFSRFVDQGLEDRLDSVLSQPFERISYTRALEVLQDCGRTFEYPVQWGLDLQTEHERFLCEEHFHKPLIVHDYPAGIKPFYMRVNDDSSTVAAMDVLLPRVGEIIGGSQREERLEVLDRRIQEAGLSFDEYWWYRDLRRFGSVPHAGFGLGFERLLMFITGVSNIRDVIPFPRTPNMLEF; this is translated from the coding sequence ATGAAAAGAACCAGGGTGAAGCAGGCCTTGAACGCGGAAGCACCTGTTGAGGGCATTATGCTCAAGGGGTGGGTCCGGACCAAGAGGGAATCCAAGGGTGTGGTTTTTTTAGAGCTCAATGACGGTTCCTGCAGAACCAACCTGCAGATTGTGGTGGACCCGGGTGTTGCCGGGATTGATAGCCTTGACGGGACAGGCACCGGGGCCGCGATCAAGGTGACAGGCAACCTGCAGGCCTCCCCGGGCAAAGGCCAGAAGTGGGAGGTTCAGGCAGAGCAGGTGGAGCTTATAGGCAGCGCAGACCAGGAAAGTTATCCCTTGCAGAAAAAGCGCCACTCTGATGAATTTTTGCGCGGTATTGCACACCTGCGGCCCAGGACCAACAAATACGGAGCCATGAACCGTATCCGCTCGGAACTTAGTTTTGCTGTGCACCAGTATTTCCGTGAGCGGGGGTTTTACTACATACACACTCCCATTATCACCGGATCGGACTGCGAGGGGGCAGGGGACATGTTTGTGGTGACAGCCCTTGATCCGGACAAGGCCTGGAAATCCCCTGCAGAGTTTGGCCGGGATTTTTTCGGGAAAAAGGCCCACCTCACGGTTTCCGGGCAGCTGCCCGCGGAAAGCATGGCCTGTGCCCTGGGGGACGTTTACACTTTCGGTCCCACCTTCCGGGCGGAAAATTCCAATACCAGCAAACACGCAGCCGAGTTCTGGATGGTGGAGCCGGAAGTGGCCTTTGCCGATCTGCAGGACATAATGGAGATGGCCCAGGGTTTTGTTCAGGCCTTGACAGGGCATGTGAAAAAGTATTGCAGCCAGGACCTGGAGCTTTTTTCCCGCTTTGTGGATCAGGGCCTTGAGGACAGGCTGGACAGCGTCCTCAGCCAGCCCTTTGAGCGCATAAGCTATACCCGGGCCCTGGAAGTGCTTCAAGACTGCGGCAGAACATTCGAGTATCCGGTGCAATGGGGCCTGGACCTGCAGACTGAACATGAGCGTTTTCTATGCGAAGAGCATTTTCATAAACCTCTTATAGTCCATGATTACCCGGCCGGCATAAAGCCCTTTTATATGCGGGTGAATGATGACTCAAGCACCGTGGCTGCCATGGACGTTCTTCTCCCGCGGGTGGGGGAAATAATAGGGGGCAGTCAGCGCGAAGAAAGGCTGGAAGTTCTGGACAGGCGTATCCAGGAGGCCGGCCTGAGCTTCGACGAGTACTGGTGGTACAGGGATCTGCGCAGGTTCGGTTCCGTGCCCCATGCGGGATTCGGCCTGGGTTTTGAGCGGCTTTTGATGTTCATAACCGGGGTGAGCAACATAAGGGATGTGATACCCTTTCCAAGAACTCCCAACATGTTGGAATTTTAG
- the pgi gene encoding glucose-6-phosphate isomerase, which produces MSGLTLSPYWTKLKEHFSRISDIHMRDMFTADPERFSSFSLQAGQIFLDYSKNRIDRETMSLLFGMARDMGLEDKTTAMFSGQKINTTEQRSVLHVALRNRSNRPTYVDGEDVMPQVNQVLDRMKDFVHGVREGHWRGWTGEPVKDVVNIGIGGSDLGPRMAVKALDGFSGPDLRVHFVSNVDPSHLENTLARLDPRTTLFIVASKTFTTQETMFNAARAKDWLLESAKNQEHIARHFVAVSTNTPKVQEFGIDPQNMFGFWDWVGGRFSLWSAIGLPIALSIGMERFEQLLEGAHEMDEHFLNTPLENNLPVILGLLSIWYTNFFKTESHALLPYSQYLEEFPAYMQQGEMESNGKRITLQGAEVDYETGPVIWGAPGTNGQHAFYQLLHQGTRMIPCDFIIFARQPGHDPVQHRLLMANYLAQTEALMLGKTSAQVRQELESQGKSSHEIEKILPHKVFPGNKPSNSIILPELTPRTLGALIALYEHKVFVQGALWDINSFDQWGVELGKQLARKIEPELEDDSEVTDHDSSTNGLINKWKAMYWS; this is translated from the coding sequence ATGTCTGGACTTACATTAAGCCCTTACTGGACAAAACTCAAAGAACATTTTTCCAGGATCAGTGACATCCATATGCGGGACATGTTTACCGCTGACCCCGAGCGCTTTTCAAGCTTCTCCCTGCAGGCCGGCCAGATATTTCTGGATTATTCCAAAAACAGAATAGACCGGGAAACCATGAGCCTGCTCTTTGGCATGGCTAGGGACATGGGCCTTGAAGATAAAACCACAGCCATGTTTTCCGGCCAAAAGATCAACACCACTGAACAAAGAAGCGTTCTCCATGTGGCTCTTCGCAACAGGTCCAACAGGCCCACTTACGTGGACGGGGAAGACGTCATGCCCCAGGTAAATCAAGTCCTGGACAGGATGAAAGACTTTGTCCATGGTGTCCGGGAGGGGCACTGGCGGGGCTGGACCGGAGAACCGGTAAAGGACGTGGTCAACATAGGCATCGGCGGCTCCGACCTTGGCCCCAGAATGGCCGTCAAGGCCCTGGACGGCTTCAGCGGACCCGACCTCAGGGTGCATTTCGTATCCAACGTGGACCCGTCCCACCTGGAAAATACCCTGGCCCGGCTGGACCCCAGGACCACCCTTTTCATAGTCGCCTCCAAGACCTTCACCACCCAGGAAACAATGTTCAACGCAGCCAGGGCCAAAGACTGGCTCCTGGAAAGCGCAAAAAACCAGGAACACATTGCCAGACATTTTGTAGCCGTGTCCACAAACACCCCCAAAGTGCAGGAGTTTGGAATCGACCCCCAAAACATGTTTGGTTTCTGGGACTGGGTAGGAGGACGTTTCTCTCTGTGGTCCGCCATCGGGCTGCCCATAGCCCTGTCCATCGGCATGGAGCGCTTTGAGCAGCTCCTGGAAGGCGCCCACGAGATGGACGAACATTTCCTGAACACCCCGCTGGAAAACAACCTGCCGGTTATCCTGGGCCTTTTAAGCATCTGGTATACCAATTTCTTCAAGACGGAAAGCCACGCCCTCCTGCCATACAGCCAGTACCTGGAAGAGTTCCCGGCTTATATGCAGCAGGGGGAGATGGAAAGCAACGGTAAAAGGATTACCCTGCAGGGAGCGGAGGTGGACTATGAAACAGGCCCGGTGATCTGGGGCGCTCCAGGGACCAACGGCCAGCATGCCTTTTACCAGCTGCTGCACCAGGGTACCAGAATGATCCCCTGCGATTTTATTATATTCGCCCGGCAACCCGGCCATGATCCTGTTCAGCACAGGCTCTTGATGGCCAATTACCTGGCCCAGACCGAGGCTTTGATGCTCGGCAAAACCAGCGCCCAGGTCAGGCAGGAGCTTGAGTCCCAGGGCAAATCCAGCCATGAGATTGAAAAAATCCTGCCCCATAAAGTGTTCCCGGGCAACAAACCCTCCAATTCCATAATACTGCCGGAACTCACGCCCCGTACTCTGGGAGCGCTCATTGCTCTCTACGAACACAAGGTTTTTGTACAGGGAGCACTCTGGGATATCAACTCCTTTGACCAGTGGGGAGTGGAACTGGGCAAACAGCTGGCCAGAAAGATCGAACCGGAACTGGAAGACGACTCAGAAGTCACTGACCACGACTCTTCCACCAACGGGCTGATTAATAAATGGAAAGCCATGTACTGGTCCTGA